A single region of the Garra rufa chromosome 20, GarRuf1.0, whole genome shotgun sequence genome encodes:
- the LOC141294196 gene encoding uncharacterized protein, with product MGLVFIHSFLMKRMTAVAEEIFNALKDNIIEYEQEIERLKQENCCLRSALTETRHDTAGAGVLQAPVCSELSEIQVKMEVATVMSNEPVTQEVSTITSPPSESFKWQEPLQPLSSLPKALLKNNNSGGTNPPSSITIKSEPCNNQAGELNSSQVLDCHAELPGPEQDPSSLQLYFERSDEVLQKAIQNHQNTLVCKICRKSFSTKGSLQRHMVVHQNMAPFRCALCGTRFKSKFHLKEHEKLHTERRAKDQTEEAANSQLSHVEIILPPDSVNVNTNPRSSTKLSLSAQGPGKFPFYCKICDRPFRRQKSMKNHMLLHQGDRNYPCIFCGRRFFKSWHLAEHIRIHTGEKPFGCNKCGKTFVQWNQARSHIMKHHEGDMSLLSKEKP from the exons ATGGGACTTGTGTTTATTCATTCGTTTTTAATGAAGCGTATGACAGCAGTAGCCGAAGAAATATTTAACGCTCTCAAAGACAATATAATTGAATATGAGCAGGAGATCGAGCGTCTGAAGCAGGAGAACTGTTGTCTGAGGAGCGCACTCACTGAAACACGCCATG ATACTGCTGGAGCTGGAGTTCTGCAAGCTCCAGTGTGTTCAGAACTCTCAGAAATCCAAGTAAAGATGGAGGTTGCCACTGTGATGTCAAATGAGCCTGTGACTCAAGAAGTTTCTACAATTACTTCACCCCCTTCCGAAAGTTTTAAATGGCAGGAACCGCTTCAGCCTCTCTCATCTCTGCCGAAAGCGCTGTTGAAGAATAACAATAGTGGTGGCACAAATCCACCTTCATCCATCACAATTAAGTCAGAGCCGTGTAATAATCAGGCCGGTGAATTAAACTCATCTCAAGTACTCGACTGTCACGCTGAACTTCCAGGGCCTGAACAAGACCCTTCGTCTCTTCAACTTTACTTTGAAAGGTCTGATGAGGTGTTACAAAAGGCAATTCAGAATCACCAGAACACATTAGTATGCAAGATTTGTAGGAAGTCTTTCAGCACCAAAGGAAGTTTGCAGAGACACATGGTGGTGCACCAGAACATGGCGCCTTTCAGATGTGCTTTGTGTGGGACTCGGTTTAAATCAAAATTCCACTTGAAAGAACATGAGAAACTTCATACAG AAAGGCGAGCAAAGGATCAGACCGAAGAAGCAGCGAACTCACAGCTCTCTCATGTGGAAATAATTCTGCCGCCGGACAGCGTGAATGTGAACACAAATCCTCGGAGCTCTACTAAATTAAGTCTCTCTGCTCAGGGCCCTGGAAAATTTCCTTTCTATTGCAAAATATGTGACAGGCCATTCAGACGTCAAAAGAGCATGAAAAACCACATGCTTTTGCACCAAGGTGACCGAAACTACCCATGTATATTTTGTGGCAGACGATTCTTTAAGAGCTGGCATCTCGCAGAGCATATACGAATTCACACCGGTGAAAAACCATTCGGATGCAATAAATGTGGAAAGACATTTGTTCAGTGGAATCAAGCAAGATCACATATAATGAAGCATCATGAAGGAGATATGTCACTGTTATCAAAGGAAAAACCCTAA